A window of the Kazachstania africana CBS 2517 chromosome 10, complete genome genome harbors these coding sequences:
- the YAF9 gene encoding YEATS domain-containing protein YAF9 (similar to Saccharomyces cerevisiae YAF9 (YNL107W); ancestral locus Anc_2.170), translating to MPPGISKRIKTLSVSRPIIYGNTAKKMGEIKPPNAPAEHTHLWTIFVRGPNNEDISYYVKKVVFKLHDTYNNPTRIIEAPPFELTETGWGEFDINVKIYFHDEANEKNLNFYHRLRLHPYEAGQSKDDEISSIFFDEVVFNEPNESFFKILMTKPGNLLPSNKSDKVIFSQQLEREELDRINAGILEVDKQIDELKKSFNEKITQKQEK from the coding sequence ATGCCGCCTGGGATAAGTAAGAGAATTAAGACGTTGTCTGTGTCAAGACCCATTATATATGGGAACACTGCCAAAAAAATGGGGGAAATTAAGCCTCCAAATGCTCCCGCTGAACACACACATCTTTGGACGATCTTTGTTAGAGGGcctaataatgaagatatatCATATTACGTCAAAAAAGTCGTCTTCAAACTTCATGATACATATAACAACCCAACGAGAATAATAGAGGCTCCGCCATTTGAGCTTACTGAGACTGGATGGGgtgaatttgatattaatgTCAAGATTTATTTCCATGATGAGgccaatgaaaaaaatttgaatttctaCCACAGATTGAGGCTGCATCCCTATGAGGCTGGTCAATCCAAAGATGATGAGATTAGTTCTATCttttttgatgaagttgTTTTTAATGAACCCAATGAaagttttttcaagattttaatGACAAAACCTGGTAATCTATTGCCATCAAATAAAAGTGATAAAGTAATATTCTCGCAACAACTAGAACGAGAGGAGCTTGATAGAATTAATGCTGGAATTCTAGAAGTTGATAAGCAGAtagatgaattgaaaaaatcctttaatgaaaaaatcactcagaaacaagaaaaatga
- the INP53 gene encoding phosphatidylinositol-3-/phosphoinositide 5-phosphatase INP53 (similar to Saccharomyces cerevisiae INP52 (YNL106C) and INP53 (YOR109W); ancestral locus Anc_2.171) gives MNILVSQEPERRIAIVSKNYALILKNVFDTQHEKNKKPLCAIELISKNDLQKQNFKKLTDSEIHGFIGLIEMDDLIFVAAITGKSKVAAPTPGETVNKIFAVDFFCLNDPTWDFYEIDSSGYPILPESDLNGSGTEFPNTMPRQPCFEIRKLLSNGSFYYSTDFDLTSTLQDRGFGSRSLSADNFEQEYMWNYFLMQEIVTYRDRLDTHAKQILDDEGFLTTVIRGFAETFITYVRKTKVALTIISKQSWKRAGTRFNARGVDDESNVANFVETEFIMYSTQYCYAFAEIRGSIPVFWEQDTSLINPKVQITRSLEATQPVFDKHFIKSIQKYGPIHVVNLLSTKTSELPLSRRYKEHLTKSRKLKIGKDVFYTAFDFHKETAQEGFSGANKLIPGIMDSLLTSGYFSYNVKENRVISEQLGVFRTNCLDCLDRTNLVQQVISLAAFKIFLQDFNLITSNTYIEEDDFVLKHNNLWADHGDQISQIYTGTNALKSSFSRKGKMSLAGALSDATKSVSRMYINNFMDKGKQQNIDALLGRLPHQQAVQLFDPINEYVSSQLEKMSDQYTSSSTINLLIGTYNVNGVTKKIDLSKWLFPIGDKFKPDVVVLGLQEVIELTAGSILNADYSKGSAWENMVNECLNQYESKYLLLRVEQMSSLLILFFVKADKAKSVKCVEGASKKTGFGGMAGNKGAVAIRFDFEETSFCFVNTHLSAGATNIDDRRNDYESIVKGINFTRSKNISHHDSTFWLGDTNYRIALSNEEVRRELAMKHEGYIDRLMRHDQLTQEIDNGFVFRGFKEPAIKFRPTYKYDSGTDNYDTSEKARTPSWTDRIIYKGDYLQPLVYSDAPLLMSDHRPVYSAYRSRVVSVNEDEKIKLTKQLYAEYKASHPEETRTLSSQLINLGLEDDRSLEITTTRDMDEFSLLDMNNNSGISTAGSSSSNLSSTTPPYPGTNSLSASFLNPKKVSTQTEARAKPLLRPPPPPAFDSNEFESSNSNKDQKSVEMETISKPSPPAVEMKPVINGNVKSKSSGTPPPPGFTEVILTPKNSNAAMSTPPISNAGSATFSNTDIPSKSSESPKSYEAAKKSSHIGNKTLSSWEPLTPK, from the coding sequence atgaatattttggttTCACAAGAACCCGAAAGAAGAATAGCCATAGTTTCCAAGAACTATGCATTGATACTGAAAAATGTCTTTGATACACAGCATgagaagaataaaaaaCCTTTATGTGCAATTGAGTTGATTTCTAAGAATGATTTGCagaaacaaaatttcaagaagttAACTGATTCTGAGATTCATGGATTCATTGGTTTGATAGAGATGGACGACTTGATCTTCGTGGCCGCAATAACAGGAAAATCTAAAGTTGCAGCTCCTACCCCAGGTGAAACTGTCAATAAGATTTTCGCCGTAGATTTCTTTTGTCTGAACGATCCAACTTGGGATTTctatgaaattgattcttCAGGTTATCCAATACTTCCAGAATCTGACTTGAATGGAAGTGGTACGGAATTCCCAAATACAATGCCCAGACAACcatgttttgaaattagaaaattacTATCAAATGGATCATTCTATTACAGTactgattttgatttgacATCAACTCTACAAGACCGTGGTTTCGGTTCACGTTCTTTAAGTGCTGACAATTTTGAACAAGAGTACATGTGGAACTATTTCTTAATGCAAGAAATTGTTACTTACAGAGATAGACTGGATACACATGCAAAACAGATTTTAGATGATGAAGGTTTTTTGACGACAGTTATCCGTGGCTTTGCTGAGACTTTCATCACATATGTAAGAAAAACGAAAGTTGCATTGACTATTATCTCTAAGCAAAGTTGGAAAAGAGCCGGTACGAGATTCAATGCCAGAGGTGTTGATGACGAATCTAATGTTGCCAATTTCGTTGAAACTGAATTTATCATGTACTCTACTCAATATTGTTATGCATTTGCTGAAATAAGAGGAAGTATTCCAGTTTTTTGGGAGCAAGATACATCTTTGATTAACCCTAAGGTACAAATTACCAGGTCACTCGAAGCAACACAACCTGTTTTTGACAAGCATTTTATCAAATCGATTCAGAAGTATGGACCTATACATGTTGTCAATCTACTATCTACGAAGACGTCAGAATTACCACTATCCAGACGATACAAGGAACATTTGACTAAGTCTCGAAAATTAAAAATCGGCAAAGACGTATTTTATACTGCATTTGATTTCCACAAGGAAACTGCACAGGAAGGGTTTTCAGGTGCCAACAAACTTATACCCGGAATCATGGATTCTTTGCTGACTTCAggttatttttcttataatgtcaaagaaaatagagTGATCTCCGAGCAATTAGGTGTCTTTAGAACCAATTGTTTAGATTGTTTGGACAGAACTAATCTTGTCCAACAAGTTATTTCGTTAGCTGcgttcaaaatttttttacagGATTTCAACTTGATAACTTCTAATACGtacattgaagaagatgatttcGTCCTCAAACATAATAACTTGTGGGCTGATCATGGTGACCAAATTTCACAAATTTATACAGGGACAAATGCATTAAAATCctctttttcaagaaaaggGAAAATGTCATTGGCTGGTGCCCTTTCTGATGCTACCAAATCCGTCAGCAGAATGTacatcaataatttcatgGATAAAGGAAAGCAACAGAATATTGATGCTTTACTAGGACGTCTACCTCATCAGCAAGCCGTGCAATTATTTGACCCAATCAACGAATATGTATCATcacaattagaaaaaatgtCTGATCAATACACGTCATCCTCCACCATTAACCTCTTGATAGGGACCTATAATGTAAATGGTGTGACCAAGAAAATCGATTTATCCAAATGGCTGTTTCCAATCGGAGATAAATTCAAACCAGATGTTGTTGTTTTAGGTCTACAAGAAGTCATTGAACTTACTGCAGGATCTATTTTGAATGCTGATTACAGCAAGGGATCTGCATGGGAAAACATGGTCAATGAATGCTTAAATCAGTATGAATCCAAATATCTACTATTAAGAGTAGAACAAATGTCTTCActtttaattcttttctttgtgAAGGCTGATAAAGCTAAATCCGTGAAGTGTGTTGAAGGTGCTAGCAAGAAAACAGGTTTCGGTGGGATGGCAGGCAATAAAGGTGCTGTTGCGATaagatttgattttgaagaaacttctttttgttttgtaAATACCCATCTATCGGCTGGTGCTACTAATATCGATGATCGTCGTAATGATTACGAGAGTATTGTGAAAGGTATAAATTTTACAAGATCTAAGAATATATCACATCATGATTCTACATTCTGGTTAGGCGACACAAACTATAGAATTGCCCTATCAAACGAAGAGGTTCGGAGAGAATTAGCCATGAAACATGAAGGTTACATTGATAGGCTAATGCGCCATGATCAATTAactcaagaaattgacaATGGCTTTGTTTTCCGTGGATTCAAGGAACCTGCAATTAAATTTCGTCCAACTTATAAATATGATAGTGGGACAGACAACTATGATACTTCAGAAAAAGCGAGAACACCATCCTGGACAGATAGAATCATTTATAAAGGTGATTATCTTCAGCCCCTTGTGTATTCTGACGCTCCGTTATTGATGAGTGATCATAGACCAGTTTACAGTGCATATAGATCACGAGTTGTTTCAGTTAATGAGgatgaaaagatcaaactGACCAAGCAATTATATGCTGAATATAAGGCAAGTCACCCTGAAGAGACAAGAACATTAAGCTCTCAGTTAATTAATCTTGGTTTAGAAGATGATAGGTCCCTTGAAATCACGACGACAAGAGATATGGATGAGTTTAGTCTTTTAGACATGAACAATAACAGTGGGATATCAACGGCTGGTTCATCCTCATCGAATCTTTCATCAACTACGCCACCATATCCTGGCACTAATTCTCTGTCAGCTTCATTCTTAAATCCTAAGAAAGTGAGCACTCAAACCGAGGCTAGGGCCAAACCATTGTTGCGTCCACCTCCTCCCCCAGCTTTCGATAGTAATGAGTTtgaatcttcaaattcaaataaagaTCAGAAAAGTGTGGAAATGGAAACTATTAGTAAACCTTCCCCACCTGCTGTTGAAATGAAGCCTGTCATAAACGGTAAtgtaaaatcaaaatcttctgGGACCCCACCACCACCAGGATTCACTGAAGTCATATTAACCCCCAAAAACAGCAATGCAGCAATGTCAACACCGCCAATTTCCAATGCTGGATCTGCTACGTTTAGTAACACAGATATCCCTTCAAAATCCTCAGAGAGCCCCAAATCATATGAAGCTGCAAAGAAATCGTCACACATTGGAAATAAAACTTTGAGTTCCTGGGAACCTTTGACTCCAAAATAG
- the KAFR0J02040 gene encoding transcription factor TFIIIC subunit TFC7 (similar to Saccharomyces cerevisiae YNL108C and TFC7 (YOR110W); ancestral locus Anc_2.169), translating into MPIKTIYVARHGSSSAWTLKQEELPAPPTGVESDFPLSEHGISQSKELAHYILSLDSQPDMVISSPFFRCAQTSKYVCDLLELPFFVDNGLSEWFETDAHKPATADTLAKLFKSSIEVNDDNWKNGSELAAAEEGETEEELFQRCQIFLRKLVQKLETAYPDVETILLVTHGAVKVSLGLNLLGFNDCHEKIDDDGSTIRCGTCSLDKYEVLNSTHYRAREDEDDEAEDEEEEEINITVPFQQRKWVITMNGHTEFLRNGEERNWTFESDQIDEDGREEEMETVYISLDLSSGSYKERLEIDRTATFQYAGLDKEVPLFRIGDKLYEGNWQRLVGTELAFPDAAMIHKKKPVGGSGYSSDNENEIDPLLESKPIIEYDKEHTEKIYRIVDRLALTGLSPM; encoded by the coding sequence ATGCCTATCAAGACAATTTACGTAGCCAGACATGGCTCTTCCTCTGCCTGGACGTTGAAACAAGAAGAACTTCCGGCACCGCCTACTGGGGTAGAGTCGGATTTCCCACTTTCTGAGCATGGCATAAGTCAATCCAAGGAATTGGCTCATTACATCCTATCTCTGGATTCTCAACCTGATATGGTCATTTCTTCGCCATTCTTCAGATGTGCTCAAACGAGTAAGTATGTATGTGATCTGTTAGAGTTGCCGTTTTTTGTTGATAATGGGCTTTCTGAATGGTTCGAGACAGATGCTCACAAGCCAGCGACTGCTGACACTTTAGCAAAGTTGTTCAAAAGCTCTATCGAAGTGAATGATGACAATTGGAAGAATGGCAGTGAACTTGCAGCTGCGGAAGAAGGTGAAACAGAAGAGGAATTGTTTCAGAGGTGCCAGATATTTTTAAGGAAGTTagttcaaaaattggaaactGCATATCCTGACGTGGAGACCATATTACTGGTGACACATGGTGCTGTAAAAGTTTCACTGGGCTTAAATCTGCTGGGATTTAACGACTGTCATGAAAAGATAGATGACGATGGCAGTACGATCAGATGTGGTACTTGTTCATTAGACAAGTATGAAGTGTTGAATTCTACACATTACCGAGCCAGGGAGGACGAAGATGACGAAgcagaagatgaagaggaggaagagATTAATATCACTGTACCTTTCCAACAACGGAAATGGGTTATTACCATGAATGGGCATACTGAATTCTTAAGAAATGgtgaagaaagaaattggaCTTTCGAAAGTGATCAGATAGATGAAGAtggaagagaagaagaaatggaaacaGTGTACATAAGTCTCGATCTTTCTAGTGGTAGCTACAAGGAAAGACTGGAGATTGATCGAACGGCAACCTTTCAATACGCCGGTTTGGATAAAGAAGTACCTTTATTTAGAATTGGTGATAAATTGTATGAGGGCAATTGGCAAAGACTGGTTGGTACGGAATTAGCGTTTCCAGATGCTGCTATGATCCACAAGAAGAAACCTGTTGGTGGTAGTGGCTACAGCAGCGACAATGAAAACGAAATTGATCCATTATTGGAGTCCAAACCTATAATCGAATATGACAAGGAGCACACGGAAAAGATATATAGAATTGTCGACAGACTTGCACTCACAGGGTTATCGCCTATGTAA
- the CEX1 gene encoding COPI-interacting protein CEX1 (similar to Saccharomyces cerevisiae CEX1 (YOR112W); ancestral locus Anc_2.165), protein MNFTSIFKNLATSYSQFPYSIDETPYHRIPFWDLFKATDKDSNPVTIFKSVDKSVLVMNCLSMIRKIKLPGLIKIVDINETEEYVYIVTEIVEPVTKLNDHETIMALVDFNKFYSNFSKFFKIGKLSKENLFINSIGELVLFGLECCVERNNDNFQYISMWENFFNVDCKKTESAVVANTISQVLKSSKFLSNDSEIRDVIKSYSNGKTKFERFNQKLFNCKVIASDFNELVSIYEKLKEIHILNANERSILLRSFLSIYYKDNLKLSSNFMNNFVVPELIRDLNNEHEIFDPMFLMALFDIIFKNEIHSHDKSVKEIIYKMFGLPQRQIRFILLIHLGKIMDHFPVKELRFNDMIFNKLMNGINDNDSNIRLLTLKTIPTFVSTLTERQLNNELIRYIAKLQIDKDEEIRKWTILIILKISETLKNYNLILTILNKSFQNDSETVTVKLCVLYGIEQLMDNFEFELIIKRVINLMLLGLMDKHAEIRFKSESLFNKYMEKINSEIKNRYSSEINGMKNKKFEDYNSMLDDKSMGNFFTKLNQDFIASNVVDLNASMSNLNINNKEGEDEWDGFNEDDAWNESKADDGWNDTNVNDGWDDSNINDGWGDSNANDNLEANKVDDEWDNFDEEENNEWDW, encoded by the coding sequence ATGAACTTCACGAGCATATTTAAGAATCTGGCTACATCATATTCTCAATTTCCTTACTCTATTGACGAAACGCCGTACCATAGGATCCCATTTTGGGACTTATTTAAGGCAACCGACAAAGATAGTAATCCGGTTACTATCTTCAAATCCGTGGATAAATCAGTCCTGGTGATGAACTGTTTGTCGATGATTAGAAAGATCAAGCTTCCCGGGCTTATTAAGATTGTGGATATCAATGAAACCGAAGAGTATGTCTATATAGTCACCGAGATCGTTGAACCGGTTACGAAACTCAATGATCACGAAACTATAATGGCCTTAGTGGATTTCAATAAGTTTTATTCGAACTTTTCTaagtttttcaagattGGCAAACTAAGTAAAGAAAACTTGTTTATTAACTCTATTGGAGAATTGGTTTTATTCGGTTTAGAATGCTGTGTCGAGAGGAATAATGACaactttcaatatatttcaatgtgggaaaatttcttcaatgtaGATTGCAAGAAAACGGAGAGTGCTGTCGTAGCTAACACAATCTCTcaagttttgaaaagttcGAAATTTCTTAGTAATGACAGTGAAATTAGAGATGTCATAAAATCATATTCAAATGGTAAGACAAAATTCGAAAGGTttaatcaaaaattatttaattgtAAAGTCATCGCATCagatttcaatgaattagTATCAATATAcgagaaattgaaagaaattcatATACTGAATGCCAATGAAAGAAGCATTTTATTGAGAAGTTTCCTTTCCATTTATTATAAggataatttgaaattgtctTCCAATTTTATGAACAATTTTGTTGTACCTGAACTAATCCGagatttgaataatgaacatgaaatttttgatccAATGTTTTTAATGGCATTGTTTGATATTATATTCAAGAATGAAATCCATAGTCATGATAAGTCagtaaaagaaataatttacaaaatgttCGGCTTACCACAGAGGCAAATAAGGTTTATTCTCCTTATACACTTAGGCAAAATCATGGACCATTTTCCGGTTAAAGAACTGAGATTCAATGATATgatattcaataaattgatgAACGGGattaatgataatgatagtAACATTAGATTACTAACTTTGAAGACAATACCAACTTTTGTCAGTACGTTAACAGAAAGAcaattaaataatgaattgatTAGATATATTGCGAAATTGCAAATcgataaagatgaagaaattagGAAATGGACCATTTTAATCATTTTAAAGATAAGTGaaacattaaaaaattacaatttAATCTTAACAATATTGAACAAATCCTTCCAGAATGATTCAGAGACTGTCACTGTAAAATTATGTGTATTATATGGCATTGAACAGTTAATGGATAATTTTGAGTTTGAATTAATTATTAAAAGAGTTATCAACTTGATGCTTCTGGGACTTATGGACAAACATGCTGAAATTAGATTCAAGAGTGAAAGTTTATTCAATAAGTATATGGAAAAGATCAAttcagaaattaaaaatcGTTATTCTAGCGAAATAAATGgaatgaaaaataagaaatttgaagattataATAGTATGCTAGACGATAAATCGATGGGCAATTTTTTCACCAAATTGaatcaagattttattgCATCAAATGTTGTTGATTTAAATGCTTCTATGAGCAATTtgaatatcaataataaagaagGAGAAGATGAATGGGACGGATTTAATGAGGATGACGCATGGAACGAGTCGAAAGCAGACGATGGATGGAATGATACGAACGTGAATGATGGTTGGGACGATTCTAATATAAACGACGGTTGGGGCGATTCCAATGCGAACGACAATCTGGAAGCAAACAAAGTCGATGACGAGTGGGATAATTttgacgaagaagaaaataatgaatggGATTGGTAA
- the KAFR0J02050 gene encoding nucleotide diphosphatase (similar to Saccharomyces cerevisiae YOR111W; ancestral locus Anc_2.168) produces the protein MCGVIEKITSKYEVILASSSPSRYEIVSETMGLKDIKVVKPTFEEDLDKAQYENDPIRYVRDTSRGKAQSIVADADKLFNECNPKLIICADTIMFDNDKVIYEKPIERDVQLRNLSKFCYSAADNVINVVTAVTLIVFDGKNHKLKEFYELTKIFMDHDIPRELLEDYVESGDGLQVAGGFKIQGLSAMIIKKIEGDYYNVVGLPLNKTFQAMWEECK, from the coding sequence ATGTGTGGTGTCATTGAGAAGATTACTTCCAAGTACGAAGTTATTTTAGCCAGTTCTTCACCAAGTAGGTACGAGATTGTTAGTGAAACGATGGGGTTGAAAGATATCAAAGTGGTAAAACCGACTTTCGAGGAAGATCTGGATAAAGCGCAGTACGAGAATGATCCCATCAGGTATGTTCGTGATACTTCACGTGGAAAGGCACAGAGTATTGTAGCAGATGCTGATAAGTTGTTCAATGAGTGTAACCCCAAACTGATAATTTGTGCAGATACTATAAtgtttgataatgataaagtTATCTACGAGAAACCGATAGAGAGAGACGTTCAACTCCGAAATTTGAGTAAATTCTGTTATTCTGCCGCTGATAATGTAATCAATGTTGTAACTGCGGTAACATTGATTGTCTTTGATGGTAAGAACcataaattgaaagaattctATGAATTGACAAAGATATTTATGGATCACGATATTCCTCGTGAGTTGCTGGAAGACTACGTGGAAAGTGGAGATGGCCTACAAGTTGCTGGTGGCTTCAAGATTCAGGGATTGAGTGCCATGATAATTAAAAAGATCGAAGGCGATTACTACAACGTTGTTGGCTTACCATTGAACAAGACGTTCCAAGCCATGTGGGAAGAATGCAAGTAG
- the DCP2 gene encoding decapping enzyme complex catalytic subunit (similar to Saccharomyces cerevisiae DCP2 (YNL118C); ancestral locus Anc_2.155), translating to MSLPLRHSLDNVTSIDRIVEDLLVRFIINCPPEDLSSVERELFHFEEASWFYTDFIKLMNPSLPSLKIKSLSQFFIKLCPLIWKWDIKVDEALQKFSKYKKTIPVRGAAIFNESLNKILLVKGTESDSWSFPRGKISKDESDLDCCIREVKEEIGFDLTDYIDEDKFVERSISGKNYKIFLIKNVSEDFVFKPQVRNEIDKIQWFDFKKINKMVHKNSNSHSSSSNGMKFYLINSMIRPLSMWLRNQKQAKSEDQSKLYAEEQLKSILGLTKKEEIDPGRDLLNLLHSAVQTNGTSNNNPVAMNPIQNNEAAPFHVPLPIGFQPFAPFPFANGNMPFNMQFNPIPLQSQILQHSSIPFTQPIMPPTSNQQIETPNITSLSRPSLIPINPENNPKELLNLLKSKKEPNSSLSEQSPKSDSSNILLNVLQRNSKKSYSPEFQPGEAVMTNENEKEQDYEEFEESSSEEEEAEDNNDEFDDYGLHKEAEPYFGVWKRSPQPMKSRSTSRFEDEDKSRTNKNSYKDFEEEERELKESVDNLSVHHYDREILKENDFKEGEVPHNDNVSDTVKSIVNSTRSIGSFNKEESLNPNFNNPPLSLPNDQTSMNGIKPMDTSSAKTKKFKILKRGENLEAFGNASAPDTPNESSALLLNLLKKPSVNANGQISELAYQAASDDHQQVGSAKSTETFVPSVDNISLEVPTHSNSSTEKTNSTNTELMNMLRKNSKPSLDDKNNMNEVGALNGHELLNMLKHNSNVEEQKSPQNELLNILKKNFSPTKNTSISNATSASAGTGANQFSNLTSSNSINTSGNELLSLLKKSSSSNENQEAINQNNGNDLLRMLQKRSSNTLDFFTSGNNVQDGNPMTDNFY from the coding sequence ATGTCATTACCCCTACGACACAGCCTTGATAACGTAACTTCAATAGACAGAATAGTAGAAGATCTATTAGTGCGTTTTATCATCAATTGTCCTCCCGAAGATCTATCCAGTGTAGAAAGAGaattattccattttgaagaagcCTCATGGTTCTATACagatttcatcaaattgatgaatCCAAGTTTACCTTCCTTGAAGATTAAGTCATTATCTCagtttttcatcaaattatgTCCACTTATTTGGAAATGGGACATAAAAGTAGATGAGGctttacaaaaattttctaaataCAAGAAGACCATCCCTGTCAGAGGTGCTGCTATATTTAATGAAAGTTTAAATAAGATTCTTTTAGTGAAAGGTACAGAATCTGATTCATGGTCGTTCCCAAGgggaaaaatttcaaaagatgaaaGTGATTTAGATTGTTGTATTCGTGAagtcaaagaagaaattggttTCGATTTAACAGATTATATCGACGAGGATAAATTCGTTGAAAGAAGTATTTCAGgaaagaattacaaaattttcctaATTAAAAATGTTTCGGAAGATTTTGTCTTCAAACCACAAGttagaaatgaaattgataagaTTCAATGGTtcgatttcaaaaaaattaataaaatggTCCATAAGAATTCCAATTCACATTCAAGCTCTTCCAATGGTATGAAGTTCTATCTAATTAACTCAATGATAAGACCGCTTTCAATGTGGTTGAGGAATCAGAAACAAGCTAAATCTGAGGATCAATCAAAACTTTATGCTGAAGAGCAACTCAAGTCCATTCTTGGATTGACTAAGAAGGAGGAAATTGACCCTGGAAGAGATTTATTGAACCTTTTACATTCTGCAGTACAAACTAACGGTACATCGAACAATAATCCTGTGGCAATGAATccaattcaaaataatgaagctGCTCCTTTCCATGTTCCCCTTCCAATTGGTTTTCAACCTTTTGCTCCATTTCCGTTCGCCAATGGTAACATGCCTTTCAATATGCAATTCAACCCAATTCCTTTACAGTCACAAATCTTACAACATTCTTCCATACCTTTTACACAACCTATTATGCCACCCACGTCAaatcaacaaattgaaaCACCAAATATAACCTCTTTATCGAGACCATCATTGATTCCTATCAATCCAGAAAATAATCCTAAAGAATTGCTAAACCTTTTAAAATCCAAAAAAGAACCTAACAGTAGTTTAAGTGAACAATCTCCTAAAAGTGACagttcaaatattttattaaatgtacttcaaagaaattctaAAAAGTCGTATAGCCCAGAATTTCAACCTGGAGAAGCTGTAATGACGaacgaaaatgaaaaggaacAAGATTAcgaagaatttgaagagaGTTCTTcggaggaagaagaagcagaagataataatgatgaatttgacgATTATGGTCTTCATAAAGAGGCCGAACCTTATTTCGGTGTATGGAAGAGATCTCCCCAACCTATGAAATCAAGATCCACGTCTcgttttgaagatgaagataaatCACGCACTAATAAGAATTCATATAAGGATTTTGAAGAGGAGGAAagagaattgaaagaaagtgTAGATAACTTGTCAGTTCATCATTATGACAGGgagattttgaaagaaaatgattttaaagAGGGCGAAGTTCCTCACAATGACAACGTTTCTGACACCGTCAAGTCAATTGTCAATAGTACTCGATCTATAGGGTCTTTTAATAAAGAGGAATCACTGAATCCTAACTTTAACAATCCACCATTATCATTACCTAATGACCAAACATCCATGAATGGCATAAAACCTATGGATACCTCTTCTGCGAAAACTAAGAAGTTTAAAATTCTTAAAAGGGGTGAAAACCTTGAAGCTTTTGGAAACGCCTCAGCTCCAGATACTCCAAATGAGTCTTCCgctttattattaaactTATTGAAGAAGCCTTCTGTTAACGCAAACGGACAGATATCTGAGCTGGCATATCAAGCTGCTTCTGACGACCATCAACAGGTTGGCTCGGCCAAAAGCACAGAAACATTTGTGCCATCAGttgataatatttctttAGAGGTACCAACCCATTCAAATTCAAGTACCGAAAAAACCAATTCTACAAATACCGAGTTAATGAACATGTTAAGGAAGAACTCAAAACCTTCTTTGGATGACAAGAATAACATGAACGAAGTTGGTGCATTAAATGGACATGAACTTTTGAATATGTTGAAACATAACTCAAATGTTGAGGAACAGAAGTCTCCACAGAATGAACTActtaatattttgaaaaagaactTCAGTCCCACGAAGAATACATCTATATCCAATGCCACCTCTGCTTCAGCAGGTACTGGAGCtaatcaattttcaaatttgaccTCTTCTAATAGCATCAATACTAGTGGAAATGAATTACTGAGcttattaaagaaaagttCATCATCGAATGAAAACCAGGAAGCGatcaatcaaaataatgGAAATGATTTATTGAGAATGCTGCAAAAACGTTCCTCTAATActcttgatttttttacttCAGGAAATAATGTCCAAGATGGAAACCCAATGACCGACAATTTCTACTGA